One region of Wyeomyia smithii strain HCP4-BCI-WySm-NY-G18 chromosome 3, ASM2978416v1, whole genome shotgun sequence genomic DNA includes:
- the LOC129729749 gene encoding arrestin domain-containing protein 3-like, whose product MKKEKPSKNVNCDIRFDNNPNGIFKAGDKVTGSVVLTLTQLKKVRGVYLLVTGFADTFWSAKVPHGPKNKKTKADFKGHEDFIRQKLYFVGSDTGNSIDLVTGVQYHYFKFDIPPNAPTSMEGKYGHVRYAIKVTLERPWKHDHNFQIPFTVLAKADLDANNPAFKNPVKVVDELRFYCWICRSNPLIVAGSVKRSAFVPGDSIELMLEVNNLSKEDVSEGVIKLQKVTRFTSQTQIVEQTQIIAENEMIKYEAVEIQKTLPVAKLSTVTFEKQFLVGPLTPTENRNSKIIQVGYQFDILIKPKLSTKKIELTIPIIIGSAGLKTEEAMSFVRSSGIEKLSAGLNRDQPSAPPPPYVEDQDSLYPISSLQRAYERDGSMEEWDGRNE is encoded by the exons atgaagaaagaaaagcccTCGAAGAACGTTAACTGTGACATACGCTTCGACAACAATCCCAACGGTATATTCAAAGCCGGGGACAAGGTTACCGGTTCAGTAGTACTAACCTTGACCCAGTTGAAAAAAGTCCGAG gagtATATTTATTGGTTACCGGATTTGCGGATACTTTCTGGAGTGCCAAAGTACCCCATGgtccgaaaaacaaaaaaaccaaGGCTGATTTCAAAGGTCATGAAGATTTCATACGCCAAAAATTGTACTTCGTGGGATCGGACACAGGGAACTCAATCGATCTAGTCACTGGAGTACAGTACCATTATTTCAAGTTCGACATACCGCCGAACGCACCGACTTCGATGGAAGGAAAATACGGCCACGTCAGATACGCCATAAAAGTAACACTGGAACGCCCATGGAAACATGATCATAACTTCCAAATTCCCTTCACCGTGTTGGCTAAGGCCGATTTGGATGCAAATAATCCGGCCTTCAAAAACCCTGTCAAAGTGGTAGATGAACTACGGTTCTACTGTTGGATTTGCCGATCGAATCCGTTGATAGTAGCTGGTAGCGTAAAACGATCTGCATTTGTACCGGGAGATTCAATTGAGTTGATGCTGGAAGTGAATAATCTATCCAAAGAAGATGTATCAGAAGGTGTGATAAAACTTCAAAAAGTGACGAGGTTCACTAGTCAAACACAAATAGTAGAGCAAACGCAGATTATAGCCGAAAATGAGATGATCAAGTATGAAGCAGTGGAAATCCAAAAAACTTTGCCTGTGGCGAAGTTGTCTACTGTGACTTTCGAAAAGCAGTTTTTGGTAGGCCCATTGACACCTACCGAAAATCGAAACAGTAAAATTATTCAAGTCGGTTACCAGTTCGACATTCTTATCAAACCAAAGTTGTCAACGAAGAAAATTGAATTGACCATTCCAATCATCATTGGATCGGCTGGATTGAAGACTGAGGAAGCGATGTCATTCGTCCGGTCTTCCGGGATCGAAAAATTGTCTGCAGGTTTGAATAGAGATCAACCTTCTGCTCCGCCTCCACCGTACGTAGAGGATCAGGACAGTTTGTATCCGATAAGTTCACTGCAGAGGGCATACGAACGTGATGGTAGTATGGAAGAATGGGATGGcagaaatgaataa
- the LOC129729748 gene encoding arrestin domain-containing protein 1-like yields MGKKEKPSRHIKCEIRFDNNPLAIYRPGDAVTGFVELTLLKNKKFRGICLRINGFASTYWGSKVKNGSTNYKKRNISFKGREDYFNTISYLVGSDVGNPLEIVAGSYSYPFSVVIPANAPASMEGTFGHIRYMIQLTLERPWKHDIVNTAPFTVRVDSDLNLLAETLSLPTKAETVSCFYFGLTEPLVVTATTPRSGYAPGEVIEMVMHVNNQSIVDIRTILVKLQRVDTFISQVPWVDKKVEYTVLEERYTGKISRRHNARFEENILIGAGTPSNDSLCRIVYTQYEIEIVVHPSRSRKRPTLRLPIVLGTEGLTSSNLNPEAIIEKQRLAMADFRPPSAPPAQMATSEAMAIPPPPYTDLPQNSVSTFQSYSLEGPAENECAKGSEPYTPRDY; encoded by the exons ATGGGCAAAAAAGAAAAGCCATCCAGACACATCAAGTGTGAGATTCGATTCGATAATAATCCGCTTGCGATCTATCGGCCAGGCGATGCGGTTACTGGTTTTGTTGAGCTGACGCTgttgaaaaataagaaatttaGAG GCATTTGTCTAAGGATTAACGGCTTCGCTTCAACTTATTGGGGCTCCAAGGTGAAAAATGGATCGACAAACTATAAGAAACGAAACATTAGCTTCAAGGGTCGCGAAGACTATTTCAACACTATTAGCTATCTGGTCGGTTCGGACGTGGGAAATCCTCTGGAAATTGTTGCTGGCTCCTACAGTTACCCATTTTCGGTTGTGATTCCGGCGAATGCTCCCGCCTCAATGGAGGGTACGTTTGGGCATATTCGTTACATGATTCAACTGACTCTTGAGCGGCCATGGAAACACGACATCGTAAATACAGCTCCATTCACCGTTCGAGTAGATTCCGACTTGAATCTGCTTGCGGAAACGTTGTCACTTCCAACCAAAGCGGAAACGGTATCATGCTTTTATTTTGGCCTTACGGAACCATTAGTAGTAACAGCGACTACTCCTCGATCCGGATATGCTCCTGGAGAAGTAATCGAAATGGTTATGCACGTGAATAACCAAAGCATCGTAGACATCAGAACAATACTAGTTAAGCTACAAAGAGTAGACACGTTCATAAGCCAAGTGCCCTGGGTTGACAAGAAGGTAGAATACACCGTTCTAGAAGAGCGCTACACAGGAAAAATTAGCCGCAGACACAATGCCCGTTTCGAGGAGAACATACTGATAGGAGCCGGGACTCCCTCCAACGACAGTCTTTGTCGTATCGTCTACACCCAATACGAAATTGAAATTGTAGTGCATCCTAGCCGGTCCAGAAAACGGCCCACGCTACGACTGCCGATCGTACTCGGAACAGAAGGATTGACAAGTAGCAACCTAAACCCCGAAGCGATTATCGAGAAACAGCGGCTGGCCATGGCGGATTTCAGGCCACCATCAGCCCCACCAGCTCAAATGGCGACATCCGAGGCAATGGCGATTCCACCCCCACCATACACGGACCTGCCACAGAATAGTGTAAGCACGTTTCAGTCCTATTCACTAGAGGGACCTGCGGAAAACGAATGTGCCAAAGGATCCGAACCGTACACGCCGAGAGACTATTGA